DNA from Campylobacter sp. RM5004:
GCTGCTCTTAAAGCATCTTGAAAGCTTAAAGCATCTTGTCCTATTGCTCTTTGATTTACTATTGATTTTGCAGGTTTATATTTAAACTCAATTGGATCTTCAATAGTAATAATATGTCTATTATAATTTTGGTTTATATATTCAATAATTGATGCAAGAGTTGTTGTTTTACCACTACCTGTTGGACCTGTAACTAATATTAAACCTCTTGTTTCTGTTGTAGTAATATCTTTTATAACTTCAGGCAGTTTTAAAGCCTCAAAACTTGGCATAGTATCAGGAATGGTTCTAAATACTGCACTTGGTCCATTCATTGTAAAAAATAAATTCACACGAAATGAGCCTTTATATTTAAACTTATCTTTATTCTTTGGTTCATACGAAAAGTCTATATTTTTATTATCTACAAATCTCGTAAAATCACCTCTTGTTAAAGCTTTACATAAGTCTAACATATCTTCTCTAGTTACAATTTCTGGTGCAATTTCACTAATTTCACCATTTACTCTACCTTTAGGATTTAAATTTGAACTTAAGTGTAAATCGCTTCCACCTAAGTCAATTAAGGTATTAAGCCAACCATCTAAACTATCTCTTAATTCCCAACGGATATTCTCTAAATCTATTTCCA
Protein-coding regions in this window:
- a CDS encoding PilT/PilU family type 4a pilus ATPase → MEIDLENIRWELRDSLDGWLNTLIDLGGSDLHLSSNLNPKGRVNGEISEIAPEIVTREDMLDLCKALTRGDFTRFVDNKNIDFSYEPKNKDKFKYKGSFRVNLFFTMNGPSAVFRTIPDTMPSFEALKLPEVIKDITTTETRGLILVTGPTGSGKTTTLASIIEYINQNYNRHIITIEDPIEFKYKPAKSIVNQRAIGQDALSFQDALRAALREDPDIILVGEMRDLETIEVAMHAAETGHLVLSTLHTINAQETLNRVLGMFPKEEQNRIRSSFSGVLRAVISQRLCKTTDGKRTAAIEVLRGNERIKRLILEGRENSIGDVLKEGTMKMQSFDQHLLTLYKNGRITEEEAYDKASNANDLKVLIDGYKFGEAKKTQTSASVGFQFKLAQKEEKEEQK